The sequence below is a genomic window from Candidatus Polarisedimenticolia bacterium.
GGCGTCCCTGGTGCGCTTCTCGGCCCTGTGCCTGCAGTACGGCAACAACCCGTACGTGTTCAACCAGCTCAACGTGAACGACATGGTCATCCGCCCCCTGTTCGGCAGCATGGGGGTGATCTTCCTGCTCATGATTCCGGTCATCACCATGCGCCTGATGGCGGAGGAGCGCCGGACGGGGACCGCGGAGCTGCTGTTCACCTGCCCGGTCACCACCGGCCAGGTGATCCTGGGCAAGTACCTCGGGGCCTCCTTCCTGCTCCTGGTCATGCTGGGGGCCACGCTGACCTATCCGCTGCTGATCATGGCGTCGAGCGCCAAGCCGGACATGAAGCCGACTCTCGTCGGATATCTCGGCGTGCTCCTGATGGGCCTGGCGTTTCTCGGCATCGGACTGCTCGTGTCGGCCATGACCGAGAACCAGATCATCGCGGCGGTCGGCGCGTTCGGTGCGCTCCTGTTGATGTGGTCGGTGGGCTGGGTCGCCGAATCCGTCACCGTGACTCTGGCCGCCCTTCTGAACACCGCCACTTTCGGGCTCTGGGAGAAGCTGAAGCTGGGCCTGGGCGGACCGACTCTCGGTGATCTCCTGAGCCGGATCTCCATCTCCGAGCACTTCGGTGACTTCCGCAAGGGACTGCTCGACACCGAGCACGTGGTCTTCTACCTGAGCGTCGTGTTCTTTTCGCTCTTCCTGACGCAGCGCGTGGTCGAGTCACGCCGGTGGCGGGGGTAGGGGAGACGGCATGAAGTTCCTCAAGAGCGCCGCCGCGGGCCTCGGAGCCCTGCTCGTCGTCCTGGCGATCATCCTGAACGGGCTCGTCCCCGAGCACGCCACCTATG
It includes:
- a CDS encoding ABC transporter permease subunit; the protein is MRNILAIAEREVRTYFTSPLAYVVVGVFLMLSGYIFWASLVRFSALCLQYGNNPYVFNQLNVNDMVIRPLFGSMGVIFLLMIPVITMRLMAEERRTGTAELLFTCPVTTGQVILGKYLGASFLLLVMLGATLTYPLLIMASSAKPDMKPTLVGYLGVLLMGLAFLGIGLLVSAMTENQIIAAVGAFGALLLMWSVGWVAESVTVTLAALLNTATFGLWEKLKLGLGGPTLGDLLSRISISEHFGDFRKGLLDTEHVVFYLSVVFFSLFLTQRVVESRRWRG